One genomic region from Candidatus Endomicrobiellum trichonymphae encodes:
- the def gene encoding peptide deformylase has protein sequence MAKLKIKKYGDPALRKRAEAVSEINEIIKELASDMLETMYSASGVGLAAPQVGILLRFCVIDVDPNKKSPIVMINPEIISGENKITAEEGCLSFPGFYGNVNRFENIIAGYTDLNGNRQEIKAQNFLAKALQHEIDHLDAKLFIDYLPDWKRESIEKKIKRKKKAGDW, from the coding sequence ATGGCAAAACTCAAAATAAAAAAATATGGCGATCCTGCTTTAAGAAAAAGAGCAGAAGCGGTTTCAGAAATTAACGAAATCATAAAAGAACTCGCTTCCGATATGCTTGAAACAATGTATTCCGCTTCGGGAGTAGGTCTTGCTGCTCCGCAAGTGGGCATTTTACTCAGGTTTTGTGTTATTGACGTGGATCCAAATAAAAAATCTCCCATTGTTATGATAAATCCTGAGATTATTTCAGGCGAAAACAAAATAACCGCTGAGGAAGGATGTCTGTCTTTCCCGGGTTTTTACGGAAATGTAAATCGTTTTGAGAATATTATTGCCGGATACACTGACTTAAACGGCAATAGACAAGAAATAAAAGCGCAGAATTTTCTTGCTAAAGCCCTACAGCATGAAATAGACCATTTAGATGCAAAACTTTTTATAGATTACCTCCCGGACTGGAAAAGAGAGTCTATTGAAAAAAAAATAAAAAGGAAGAAAAAAGCAGGCGATTGGTGA
- the fmt gene encoding methionyl-tRNA formyltransferase, with the protein MRILFFGTAFISETYLKELHKKCHEIFVVTMPDKPALRGQKLIYPAVKVYAVKNNISFIQPEKFTLDVIETIKNFAADTGVAVAYGKLIPKVVFDIPKYKTFNIHFSLLPKYKGAAPVQHALCRGETETGISSFYIEEGLDTGGIIIQEKLNISIKDNAETLLNKLILLGIDVMNKTLELFRCGKCDAASQTGDPSFAPPLKKIDGLVNWNKRAGEIYNQFRGLYLWPGIYSTISQGKLVGKRIKFREIEVFDSDSINKDSGIVYSAEKNRGFTVSCAVGSILVVKMQSENKPVVSAWDFIQGRQISAGDRF; encoded by the coding sequence GTGAGGATATTATTTTTTGGCACAGCTTTCATTTCAGAAACTTATCTTAAAGAATTGCATAAAAAATGCCATGAAATTTTTGTCGTAACAATGCCGGATAAACCTGCTTTGAGAGGTCAAAAACTTATTTATCCCGCAGTAAAGGTTTATGCCGTAAAAAACAATATCAGTTTCATCCAGCCTGAAAAATTTACACTTGATGTTATTGAAACAATAAAGAATTTCGCCGCGGATACAGGTGTTGCTGTAGCTTACGGCAAGCTCATTCCGAAAGTTGTTTTTGACATTCCAAAATACAAAACTTTTAATATACATTTTTCACTTCTTCCCAAATATAAAGGGGCGGCTCCTGTTCAGCATGCTTTATGCAGAGGAGAAACAGAAACGGGCATATCTTCTTTCTATATTGAAGAAGGACTTGATACCGGCGGCATAATAATTCAGGAAAAACTTAATATAAGTATAAAAGATAATGCGGAAACTCTATTAAATAAGCTTATTCTTTTGGGTATAGACGTTATGAATAAAACTCTCGAACTTTTTAGATGTGGAAAATGCGATGCAGCATCTCAAACAGGTGATCCGAGCTTTGCCCCGCCCCTTAAAAAGATAGACGGTTTAGTCAACTGGAATAAGAGAGCGGGCGAAATATATAACCAGTTTAGAGGCTTATATCTTTGGCCGGGAATATACTCAACAATTTCGCAGGGCAAACTCGTGGGTAAAAGAATCAAATTTAGGGAGATAGAAGTATTTGACAGCGATTCGATAAATAAAGATTCCGGAATTGTGTACTCGGCAGAAAAAAACAGGGGGTTTACGGTATCATGCGCCGTCGGCAGTATTTTGGTTGTAAAAATGCAGTCTGAAAATAAACCTGTCGTGTCCGCATGGGATTTTATTCAAGGCAGGCAGATTTCTGCGGGCGACCGTTTTTAA
- the trxA gene encoding thioredoxin: MAVEINKNNFAQEVLSSDKPVLVDFWAPWCNPCKMLSPIIEELAAEYEDSVKVGKVNTDENMSLSAKFQIVSIPCLILFKNGKTLHKTVGFRSKNDIKKIIDSALMVGDE; this comes from the coding sequence ATGGCAGTCGAAATCAATAAAAACAATTTTGCACAGGAAGTATTATCGTCAGATAAACCGGTGTTGGTTGATTTTTGGGCGCCTTGGTGCAATCCTTGTAAAATGCTTTCCCCGATTATTGAAGAACTTGCCGCTGAATATGAAGACAGTGTAAAAGTAGGTAAAGTAAATACAGATGAAAATATGTCTTTATCAGCAAAATTTCAGATTGTTTCAATTCCGTGCCTGATTTTGTTTAAAAACGGTAAAACGCTACATAAAACAGTTGGATTCAGATCTAAAAACGATATAAAAAAGATTATTGACAGTGCACTTATGGTAGGGGATGAATAG
- the trxB gene encoding thioredoxin-disulfide reductase — MYDVIIIGGGPAGLSAAIYASRARLKTLIIEKTGCGGQMTTTDLLENYPGFNGGINGFELAVKLEKQARDFGAEIIYDEVGAIEQGLSKKVITTNSAYETKTVIIAAGTYAKKMNIPGESEFMGRGVSFCAVCDAPFYRDKNVLVVGGGDSAIEEAAYISKFAKNVTVVHRRDKLRAAKILQERMKLHPNISVIYDSVPKEIFGSDSVEKVTITNVKTNESKDLIIDGIFVFTGLIPNTLFLSGVALDKTGYIITDEDMNTSSTGIFACGDIRKKQLRQVVTAASDGAQAAVSAQRCIENL, encoded by the coding sequence ATATACGATGTTATTATTATTGGAGGCGGACCTGCAGGACTGTCGGCGGCAATTTACGCTTCAAGAGCGAGATTAAAAACGCTTATTATAGAAAAAACAGGTTGCGGTGGACAGATGACAACAACTGATTTGCTTGAAAACTATCCGGGTTTTAACGGAGGAATTAATGGTTTTGAGCTTGCCGTAAAACTTGAGAAACAGGCAAGAGATTTCGGCGCGGAAATAATTTATGATGAAGTCGGCGCTATTGAACAGGGACTGTCGAAAAAGGTGATTACCACAAATTCCGCTTATGAAACTAAGACTGTTATTATTGCCGCGGGGACGTATGCAAAAAAAATGAATATACCCGGCGAGTCAGAGTTTATGGGCAGGGGCGTGTCTTTCTGTGCTGTATGCGACGCTCCTTTTTATAGAGATAAAAACGTATTAGTTGTCGGCGGAGGTGATTCTGCAATCGAGGAAGCTGCTTACATATCAAAATTTGCAAAAAACGTAACTGTTGTCCATAGAAGAGACAAGTTAAGAGCTGCGAAAATTCTGCAGGAAAGAATGAAATTGCATCCAAATATTTCAGTAATATACGATTCTGTGCCGAAAGAAATTTTCGGTAGTGATTCTGTCGAGAAAGTAACGATAACAAATGTAAAGACAAATGAAAGTAAAGATTTGATAATCGACGGCATTTTTGTTTTTACAGGGTTGATTCCAAATACTTTATTTCTTTCGGGTGTTGCACTTGATAAAACGGGATATATTATAACGGATGAAGATATGAATACTTCCTCTACCGGTATTTTTGCCTGCGGCGATATAAGGAAAAAACAGCTGAGACAAGTTGTGACAGCTGCATCAGACGGTGCTCAGGCAGCTGTAAGTGCGCAACGCTGCATAGAAAATCTATGA